ACTGGCACTTCTTGAGTTTTTCCTTTTACAGTCTCTCTTGTTGCAAAAGATCTGTCAGGAACAAAAATTTCTAACATGCCTTCTCTTGTGCCAGGAACAGCACCTTTGAGAAGAACAACATTGTCTTCGGGACGAATAGCAACCACTTCAACATTTTTAATCATCACGCGATCACAACCCATGTGACCTGGAAGTTTTGTATTTTTGAACACTCGCGATGGAGAAGAACATTGACCAAGCGAACCAGGAGCTCTGTGGAAAGTTGAACCGTGAGATCCTGGACCACCAGCGTGTCCGTATCTTTTCACAACACCTTGAAAGCCGCGGCCTTTAGTTGTTCCGCATACGTGAACTTTTTCACCAACAGAAAAAGCTTCTACGTTCAAAGCTTGTCCAAGCTGAAGTTCGTCTACACCTTCATAGCCTTCAGATCTGAACTCAGTGAGATTTTTGTATGCCTTTGATTTAGCCTTTTTGAAGAAACCCAATTGCGGTTTGTTCAAGCATTTCTCATCTACTTCTTCAGAAGCTAATTGAAGGGCATCGTAACCATCACGTGCTTTTGTTTTCTTTTGAATAATCAC
This genomic stretch from Deltaproteobacteria bacterium CG11_big_fil_rev_8_21_14_0_20_42_23 harbors:
- a CDS encoding 50S ribosomal protein L3 encodes the protein MLGLRGKKRGMSQVFGPDGEMIPVTVVEVNPCVIIQKKTKARDGYDALQLASEEVDEKCLNKPQLGFFKKAKSKAYKNLTEFRSEGYEGVDELQLGQALNVEAFSVGEKVHVCGTTKGRGFQGVVKRYGHAGGPGSHGSTFHRAPGSLGQCSSPSRVFKNTKLPGHMGCDRVMIKNVEVVAIRPEDNVVLLKGAVPGTREGMLEIFVPDRSFATRETVKGKTQEVPVQAEAEQPSTEA